Part of the Streptomyces sp. WMMC500 genome is shown below.
GCATGGTTGTGCGCACGGTAATGCCCCCTTGCTGTGTGACGTCCGGCGTTGTGCCGTACTGGCCGGTTTCGCCTCTGATCAACGGCAAGGGGACTGTATTGCTGCGTCCTTGACGGAATCTGACGCAGTTTCTGAATAAGTCCGGGTGGGGTCAGCGGACTAGAAGCGCCGCGTGATCAGCGCCCGCTTGACCTCCTGGATCGCCTTCGTCACCTCGATGCCCCGCGGGCAGGCGTCCGTGCAGTTGAACGTGGTCCGGCAGCGCCACACCCCGTCCTTGTCGTTCAGGATCTCCAGGCGCTGCTCACCCGCCTCGTCCCTGCTGTCGAAGATGAAGCGGTGGGCGTTGACGATCGCCGCCGGGCCGAAGTACTGGCCGTCGTTCCAGAACACCGGGCACGAACTCGTGCACGCCGCGCACAGGATGCACTTCGTCGTGTCGTCGAACCGCTCCCGGTCCTCCGCCGACTGCAGGCGCTCCCGGGTCGGCTCGTTGCCGTGGGTGACCAGGAACGGCATCACGTCGCGGTACGCCTGGAAGAACGGCTCCATGTCGACGATCAGGTCCTTCTGCACCGTCAGGCCCTTGATCGGCTCCACGGTGATGGGCTCCTCCGGCCCGATGTCCTTGATCAGGGTCTTGCACGCCAGCCGGTTGCGGCCGTTGATGCGCATCGCGTCGGAGCCGCAGATGCCGTGGGCGCAGGAGCGGCGGAAGGTCAGGGTGCCGTCCATGTCCCACTTGATCTTGTGGAGCGCGTCGAGGACCCGCTCCTTGGGGTCGATCTCGACCTGGAAGTCCTCCCAGTACGCCTCCGCCGCCACCTCCGGGTTGAACCTGCGGATGCGGATCGTCGCGGTGATGTACGGGGTGTCTGCCGGCTTGGGGGATTCCGCCTCGACTTTGTCCATCACGGGTGTTGCCATCAGTACTTACGCTCCATCGGCTGGTAGCGGGTCTGCACGACCGGCTTGTAGTCGAGCCGGACGGTCTCCGTGCCGTCGTCGCCGACCTCGCGGTACGCCATGGTGTGGCGCATGAAGTTGACGTCGTCGCGGTTCGGGTAGTCCTCGCGGTAGTGCCCGCCCCTGGACTCCTTGCGGGCGAGCGCGGAGATCGCCATGACCTCGGCCAGGTCGAGCAGGTTGCCGAGTTCGATCGCCTCCAGCAGGTCGGTGTTGAACCGCCGGCCCTTGTCCTGGATGCTCACGTTCTTGTACCGCGCCCGCAGCTCCGCGAGCTTCTCGACCGCTTCCTTGATGGTCTGCTCCGTGCGGAAGACCATCACGTTCTTGTCCATCGTCTCCTGCAGCTCGCGCCGCAGCTCCGCCACCCGCTCCTTGCCCGCCGAGTCGCGCAGCCGCTCCACCTCGCCGGCCACGAACGCCGCCGGGTCCTCCGGCAGTTCGACGTGGTCGGCCGTCGCCGCGTACTCCGCCGCGGCGATGCCCGCGCGGCGGCCGAAGACGTTGATGTCGAGCAGCGAGTTGGTGCCCAGCCGGTTGGCGCCGTGCACGGAGACGCAGGCCACCTCGCCGGCCGCGTACAGGCCGGGGACGACCGTGGTGTTGTCCGCCAGCACCTCGCCGCGCACGTTGGTGGGGATGCCGCCCATCGCGTAGTGCGCCGTCGGCTGGATCGGGATCGGGTCGGTGTACGGCTCGATGCCCAGGTACGTACGGGCGAACTCCGTGATGTCCGGCAGCTTCGCGTCCAGTTGCTCCGGCGGCAGGTGCGTGAGGTCGAGGTAGACGTGGTCGCCCTCGGGGCCGCAGCCGCGGCCCTCGCGGATCTCGGTGTAGATCGCGCGGGAGACGACGTCGCGGGAGGCGAGATCCTTCATGACGGGCGCGTACTTCTCCATGAAGCGCTCGCCGTCCTTGTTGCGCAGGATGCCGCCCTCGCCGCGCGCGCCCTCGGTGAGCAGGATGCCCATCCGCCAGATGCCGGTCGGGTGGAACTGGAAGAACTCCATGTCCTCCAGCGGCAGCCCGCGCCGGAACACCGACGCCTGCCCGTCGCCGGTGAGGGTGTGGGCGTTGGAGGTGACCTTGAAGAACTTGCCGTTGCCGCCCGAGGCGTAGACGACGGCCTTGGCCTGGAAGACGTGGATCTCGCCGGTCGCCAGGTCGTACGCGACAACGCCGGCCGACCGCTTCAGCCCGGTCTCGGGGTCCTCGGTGATGAGCTGGTCGAGGACGTAGAACTCGTTGAAGAACTCCACGCCCTCCTTCACGCAGTTCTGGTAGAGCGTCTGGAGGATCATGTGGCCGGTGCGGTCCGCGGCGTAGCAGGAGCGGCGCACCGGCGCCTCGCCGTGGTTGCGCGAGTGGCCGCCGAAGCGGCGCTGGTCGATGCGGCCCTGCGGGGTGCGGTTGAACGGCAGGCCCATCTTCTCCAGGTCGAGGACCGCGTCGATGGCCTCCTTCGCCAGGATCTCGGCGGCATCCTGGTCGACGAGGTAGTCACCGCCCTTGACCGTGTCGAACGTGTGCCACTCCCAGTTGTCCTCCTCGACGTTCGCGAGGGCGGCGGCCATCCCGCCCTGCGCGGCGCCGGTGTGGGAGCGCGTCGGGTACAGCTTGGTCAGCACGGCGGTGCGGCTGCGCTTCGTCGCCTCGATGGCGGCGCGCATGCCGGCGCCGCCCGCGCCGACGATCACGGTGTCGTACTTGTGGATCTGCATGAGGGGAACCTCTTCGCCGCGTCAGCGGATGTTCGGGTCGAAGGTGAAGATCACCAACGTGCCCAGGAGGACGGTGAAGACCGTGGCGGCGTACAGCAGCATCTTCAGCCAGAAGCGGGTGCCGTCGCGCTCGGCGTAGTCGTTGATGACCGTGCGCAGCCCGTTGGCGCCGTGCAGCATCGCGAGCCAGAGCATGAGCAGGTCCCAGCCCTGCCAGAACGGGGACGCCCAGCGGCCGGCGACGAAGGCGAAGCTGACCTTGCTGACCCCGCCGTCCAGCACCAACTGGATCAGCAGGTGGCCCACGACGAGGACCGCGAGCACGATCCCCGACAGCCGCATGAACACCCAGCCGTACAGCTCGAAGTTGGTGCGGGTACGGGACGTGGACCCGGCGGTGCGCGGGGTGCGGGTGCGGGGGGCCTCGATGAGCGGGGCGGGGTTCTCGGCGGAGTACGCGGCGGTGGAGGCGGTCAGCTCGACGTCGGTGGTGGCCATGGTCATCAGCTCCCGAACAGGTCTTGCGCGGCGTGGCCGAGCACCGGATAGATCGCCCCGATCATCAGCACGACCCAGATCCCGACCACGGTCCACAGCAGTTGCCTCTGCAGCCGGACGCCCTTCGACCAGAAGTCGACGGCGACGACGCGCAGGCCGTTGAGCGCGTGGAAGAGGACCGCGGCGACGAGCCCGTACTCCAGCAGCGCCACGACCGGCGTCTTGTACGTGGACACCACCTCGTCGTACGCCTCGGGGGACACCCGCACCAGGGCGGTGTCGAGGACGTGGACGAACAGGAAGAAGAAGATGAGGACGCCGGTGACGCGGTGCGCCACCCAGGACCACATGCCTTCCCGGCCGCGGTAGAGCGTTCCTGCCGGCACGGAAAAACCCTCCGGAAACTGATCGGGGGCCGGCCGTCAGGGCTCGGGTACTGCACTGTCGGTCATGACCCGGCCGGGTACGGTCCACCGGCCTTCGCCATCGTAGCGACGGTGCGTCGGCACACTGGTCACGGGGGTGCAGGTGTGATCAATCAGGCACGCGCGTGGCCTAACCGTGCTGGCCGGCGTGGAGATCCGGGAGGTTACGCCCCTTTTCACCCCGGTCGGTGGCGCGTTTTCGCCGTCACGTACGGGGCGTCCCGGCGGCCTGGGTGAGGAGGCGGGTGAGGCGGGCGCGGGCCCGGCGGCGGAGTTCGTCGGCGGCCACGAGGCGCTCCTCGTCGGGCTCGTTCCCGAGGCGGGTGCGGAGGGCGGCCAGGGTGTGGTCCAGGCGCTCGTCCTCGGGGCAGCCGTCGAGGCAGAGGACGAAGGAGTGGCCGAAGCGGCTCTCGTACGCGGCGTGCGCCGCCCGCAGCGCCGTGCGCTCCGCCGTCCCCGCGGCCGGGGGCGGGGCGGTGGCCTCGCCGTCCAGCGCGCCCGCGACGGCGCCGGGGGCGAGGTCGTAGCTGGCCTCGTCGGCGGCGGCGAGGAGGGCGCCGAGGTCGGGGTACGGGCGGTGGGCGGTGAGGCGGCGGGCCCAGTCGCGGTCGTCGAGGCAGCCGAGGAGCGCGCGCTCGGCGTCGGCGGCGGGGGCCGCGTTGAAGGCGGCCAGGCGGACGGGGTCCGCCGCTTCGGCGGCACGGCTCGTGCCGGATGCTGCGGCTGCGCGGGTGGCGCGGGGGCTGGGTGCGGGCAGGATGGCTCCCGGGGGTGGTGGCGTTCCCGGCGCGCGGGGGCGCACCGGAGGCGGTTACGGTCGAACAACGCTGCGCCACGCTAGCGGCCGGAACCGAACGTTCCGGTCGTACTGGCCGAGTGTTCACCCGTATGAGGAGGTTTGCCGGGAGTGAAGTCGACAGAGTCCTGATCAACCCACGCGCTGCCGTGGCCCTCCGGGAGGTCCCCCCACCATGCGTTTCCCGCCGCGAATACCCCGCCGCCGGTCCCCCGCCGGCCGGCACGCCCGCCGCCTG
Proteins encoded:
- a CDS encoding succinate dehydrogenase iron-sulfur subunit is translated as MATPVMDKVEAESPKPADTPYITATIRIRRFNPEVAAEAYWEDFQVEIDPKERVLDALHKIKWDMDGTLTFRRSCAHGICGSDAMRINGRNRLACKTLIKDIGPEEPITVEPIKGLTVQKDLIVDMEPFFQAYRDVMPFLVTHGNEPTRERLQSAEDRERFDDTTKCILCAACTSSCPVFWNDGQYFGPAAIVNAHRFIFDSRDEAGEQRLEILNDKDGVWRCRTTFNCTDACPRGIEVTKAIQEVKRALITRRF
- the sdhA gene encoding succinate dehydrogenase flavoprotein subunit codes for the protein MQIHKYDTVIVGAGGAGMRAAIEATKRSRTAVLTKLYPTRSHTGAAQGGMAAALANVEEDNWEWHTFDTVKGGDYLVDQDAAEILAKEAIDAVLDLEKMGLPFNRTPQGRIDQRRFGGHSRNHGEAPVRRSCYAADRTGHMILQTLYQNCVKEGVEFFNEFYVLDQLITEDPETGLKRSAGVVAYDLATGEIHVFQAKAVVYASGGNGKFFKVTSNAHTLTGDGQASVFRRGLPLEDMEFFQFHPTGIWRMGILLTEGARGEGGILRNKDGERFMEKYAPVMKDLASRDVVSRAIYTEIREGRGCGPEGDHVYLDLTHLPPEQLDAKLPDITEFARTYLGIEPYTDPIPIQPTAHYAMGGIPTNVRGEVLADNTTVVPGLYAAGEVACVSVHGANRLGTNSLLDINVFGRRAGIAAAEYAATADHVELPEDPAAFVAGEVERLRDSAGKERVAELRRELQETMDKNVMVFRTEQTIKEAVEKLAELRARYKNVSIQDKGRRFNTDLLEAIELGNLLDLAEVMAISALARKESRGGHYREDYPNRDDVNFMRHTMAYREVGDDGTETVRLDYKPVVQTRYQPMERKY
- a CDS encoding succinate dehydrogenase hydrophobic membrane anchor subunit, whose amino-acid sequence is MTMATTDVELTASTAAYSAENPAPLIEAPRTRTPRTAGSTSRTRTNFELYGWVFMRLSGIVLAVLVVGHLLIQLVLDGGVSKVSFAFVAGRWASPFWQGWDLLMLWLAMLHGANGLRTVINDYAERDGTRFWLKMLLYAATVFTVLLGTLVIFTFDPNIR
- the sdhC gene encoding succinate dehydrogenase, cytochrome b556 subunit, whose translation is MPAGTLYRGREGMWSWVAHRVTGVLIFFFLFVHVLDTALVRVSPEAYDEVVSTYKTPVVALLEYGLVAAVLFHALNGLRVVAVDFWSKGVRLQRQLLWTVVGIWVVLMIGAIYPVLGHAAQDLFGS
- a CDS encoding 2-oxo-4-hydroxy-4-carboxy-5-ureidoimidazoline decarboxylase, with product MRPRAPGTPPPPGAILPAPSPRATRAAAASGTSRAAEAADPVRLAAFNAAPAADAERALLGCLDDRDWARRLTAHRPYPDLGALLAAADEASYDLAPGAVAGALDGEATAPPPAAGTAERTALRAAHAAYESRFGHSFVLCLDGCPEDERLDHTLAALRTRLGNEPDEERLVAADELRRRARARLTRLLTQAAGTPRT